The following are encoded in a window of Candidatus Fluviicola riflensis genomic DNA:
- a CDS encoding DUF480 domain-containing protein — protein MESAAALPQLTAEEQRVLGALIEKSKTTPDYYPLTLNALVTACNQKSARNPVVEYDEETVVLALDSLKRKHLSANVIGASGSRALKYRHAIAVHYPLDPAETSVLCLLLLRGPLTAGEINSNSGRLHDFEDLAEVQQTLENLAGYEIPFVEQLPRKPGQKEARYCHLFAPVPEFDESAYTGEPARKNVSELEARLTKVETELEELKVLVDKLMTDLY, from the coding sequence ATGGAATCTGCAGCTGCTTTGCCTCAATTGACCGCCGAAGAACAACGCGTATTAGGCGCGCTGATTGAAAAAAGTAAAACAACACCTGATTATTACCCGCTTACACTCAATGCATTGGTCACGGCATGTAACCAGAAATCGGCCCGCAATCCGGTGGTGGAATACGATGAAGAAACAGTTGTATTGGCGCTTGATTCCCTGAAACGTAAACACCTTTCGGCCAATGTGATTGGGGCAAGTGGAAGCCGTGCGCTGAAATACCGACACGCGATCGCGGTTCATTATCCGCTCGATCCGGCCGAAACATCAGTGTTGTGTTTATTGCTGCTGCGTGGACCTCTTACTGCTGGCGAAATTAATTCTAATTCCGGACGCCTGCATGATTTCGAAGACTTAGCAGAAGTGCAGCAAACGCTAGAGAATCTGGCAGGCTATGAAATTCCGTTTGTAGAACAACTTCCACGCAAACCCGGACAAAAAGAAGCGCGTTACTGTCATTTGTTTGCACCTGTTCCCGAATTCGATGAAAGTGCTTACACTGGTGAACCCGCCCGAAAAAACGTGAGCGAACTGGAAGCCCGCTTAACAAAAGTGGAAACCGAACTGGAAGAACTCAAAGTGCTTGTTGATAAACTGATGACGGATTTGTATTGA
- a CDS encoding phenylalanine--tRNA ligase subunit alpha, with protein MIQENIEQVRQEITAFAISSEQTLEQFRIRFLGSKGTVKELFGELKTVPNEEKRAVGQLLNELRQLAEEKLATAKESIENQQSNASDVDVTRPGEPVPFGSRHPLSLVRSEIIAIFERIGYTVSEGPEIEDDWHNFSALNFPPEHPARDMQDTFFIEKGEREMALRTHTSSVQVRVMESSKPPIRTISPGRVYRNEAISARAHCFFHQIEGLYIDKNVSFADLKQTLDYFAKSLFGEKARIRLRPSYFPFTEPSAEVDVSCTICNAKGCNVCKYTGWLEILGCGMVDPNVLAASGIDPEEYTGFAFGMGIERIAQLKFKVNDLRLYSENDVRFLKQFDGVNF; from the coding sequence ATGATACAAGAAAATATAGAGCAGGTTCGGCAGGAAATAACTGCTTTTGCGATTTCGAGCGAGCAAACACTGGAGCAGTTCCGTATTCGGTTTCTCGGATCAAAGGGAACGGTGAAAGAATTGTTCGGTGAACTAAAAACGGTTCCCAACGAAGAAAAACGTGCAGTGGGCCAACTATTGAATGAGTTGCGTCAGCTGGCCGAAGAAAAACTGGCTACGGCGAAAGAATCGATTGAAAATCAGCAAAGCAATGCTTCGGATGTGGATGTTACCCGCCCGGGTGAACCGGTTCCGTTTGGTTCGCGTCATCCGCTTTCACTGGTGCGCAGCGAAATCATCGCCATTTTCGAACGCATTGGTTATACGGTTTCGGAAGGACCGGAAATTGAAGATGACTGGCACAATTTCTCGGCACTCAACTTTCCGCCTGAACATCCTGCCCGCGATATGCAGGATACGTTCTTTATCGAAAAAGGCGAACGCGAAATGGCTTTGCGTACACATACCTCATCGGTACAGGTGCGCGTGATGGAATCTTCCAAACCGCCAATCCGTACTATTTCTCCTGGACGCGTTTACCGCAACGAAGCTATTTCTGCACGGGCACATTGCTTTTTTCACCAGATCGAAGGATTGTATATTGACAAAAACGTTTCGTTTGCCGATTTGAAACAAACGCTTGATTATTTCGCGAAATCATTGTTCGGTGAAAAAGCACGTATTCGTTTACGTCCATCCTATTTCCCGTTTACCGAACCAAGTGCGGAAGTGGATGTTTCGTGTACCATTTGTAACGCCAAAGGCTGTAATGTCTGTAAATACACAGGCTGGCTCGAAATTCTGGGTTGTGGAATGGTAGACCCGAATGTGTTGGCCGCTTCCGGTATCGATCCGGAAGAATACACCGGTTTTGCTTTCGGAATGGGAATTGAACGCATTGCCCAACTCAAATTTAAGGTCAACGACCTGCGTTTGTACTCGGAAAACGATGTGCGCTTTTTGAAACAATTTGACGGCGTTAATTTCTGA